A single Salmo trutta chromosome 14, fSalTru1.1, whole genome shotgun sequence DNA region contains:
- the LOC115147283 gene encoding meiosis regulator and mRNA stability factor 1 isoform X4 — MMEGLGKERSISSSRPFPWLSHPEKEASSRLWKLTDCFSTSEQQNTPSYNTDKQNDYMDNRKPVLELKDLPPPPHHTAASQPFPLAPLPLPPPCLPPLPQDSLQQLPQQGGSPKVSVCTHCEHCSTAPLCRGGYGVVSGEGSASISSGVEVSSGVPLYLPPSSQEASFSRLGASQITPTALNSHPHFPSLGGGDARATLLPSGSYKLHIPSVDTTSQPLPFQSHSHLPCSCCTGGLLRPLHSYPSIPLPCNESKFITTSAPLSTPHHRTCNLWTPAGYYPCGGDYNPATLGVQRSLAAHGDPHIPTSGHICSSNAMHFNLECTVCRTGSHYCRDCLTKPADKLWPNIPLPPAQSASVPIPMCNGCGTSSDGLLLLGSSLGKSATKYGSPEGPENIPPVGVFWDIENCCVPSGRSAAAVVQRLRSHFFQGHREAEFICVCDISKENKAVIQELNNCQVTVAHINATAKNAADDKLRQSLRRFAETHTAPATVVLVSSDVNFASELSDLRHRHGFQVILVHKSGQTSDALLQHAHRHVAFEEMVADLPPRQAVKSQLGFNLLYVYNLPPGCDGKSVGNRLRRLSDNCGGKVLGVSMATGTATLRFSSQEAAERARKRMENEDVFGRRITLSFSAPSTEEGNDPTPPLSSSETPPPLPVQPLPSSFSFLPPENLRSPRRNRRARRECQRERESSLPLSVPVPERPYSPRRGSGGGPYPIPPQTRTLPQELGGLETKPKIGGFPKEKGQRNSSPHSNGEGPSQQHPIKAGLVGESMFSCRRRDLSSPRSASDSERQVDRSSGEFQVSTPSAFSKLTLHKTFSASVLPQPQGLSQGSWSSRSGSPCMSSRSSPLMGPPPRGTSSPCLPVGPQASEPFLDGADLQVANLDYRMSRKELQQSLHDAFSRHGRVKGVELSPHTDYQLKATVQMVSLQQAISAVSSLHRYKIGSKRIHVSLITGAGNKSLAMLRSEIFQILQDAPASCLPLFKFTEIYEKKFGRKLVVSDLYRLQEVVAVREQGGGRLVCLLPSSQARQSPLGSSQSQEGSSANGSPVVFEQLEYHEPVCSYHYTQQNFSEADFDPDSYKIPFVVVSLKTLASQVHCLLQSHEGTLPLLSFSECYASELGPLAVSEEGEEEGSVPLEHLITCIPGINIVTAQNGFKVIKWIHNKPPASNTDQWTQRCKSPVGNPQLIQFSRELIDLMKGQPCNLMPISKFIPAYHHHYAKQCRVSDYGYSKLLELLEAVPHVLQILGMGTKRLLTLTHRAQVKRFTQDLLKLLKFQASKQVAITDFMQAYHWCFSRDWRVLDYGMCDLMDLLAEIPDTTITITHQDLDTVISVPKRDRTSDEMERTKQFGKEVVDLLRHQPHCRMAFSKFIPTYHHHFGRQCKLAYYGFTKLMELFEAIPDVLVVLECGEEKVLTLTEVERVKALAAQLVKMLRSQRDSSLPAAQLLSEYSKTFGYGLRLQDYDVSSLPALLVNLCHVVKVVDGANGREVQLINRKSLRSLTCQLLSLLMGLGQHEGDGSVSVEGLSLLYHSVHGVQLNPCEYGFLSLSELLKSLPYLVEFARRVRALLHTYHYHQIFLTEFPGAYAKFTGRGLQPRSYGYGSLDDLLNAIPQVVWIKGHGHKRIIVLKNDMKAARATGASPAASEEPEDGDSQRDSPCSNTESGTHSPGVGGVETELLCLTSPVDLLCGPVPSCLPSPQLHPDPVLQQADLIYFGQTPSPAERDKPEEEAVAEEVAAPAVCDTSEPIEPLTDNNQNVVVLVSTTTKPPQNVTRKMASVENSPSKRAPRNKVKLAANFSFTATP, encoded by the exons ATGATGGAAGGACTGGGAAAGGAGAGATCCATAAGCAGTTCTAGGCCCTTCCCATGGCTCAGTCATCCCGAGAAAGAGGCCTCGTCCCGGCTCTGGAAACTCACAGACTGCTTCTCCACCTCCGAGCAGCAAAACACCCCAAGTTACAACACAGACAAACAA AACGATTACATGGACAACAGAAAGCCAGTATTGGAGCTGAAAGATCTGCCTCCTCCGCCGCATCATACCGCTGCCTCCCAGCCCTTCCCCCTCGcccccctccctctgccccctccctGTCTGCCTCCTCTTCCGCAAGACTCCCTCCAACAACTACCACAACAGGGGGGTAGTCCCAAAGTAAGCGTGTGCACTCATTGTGAGCACTGCAGCACAGCCCCATTATGTCGGGGTGGTTATGGGGTTGTTAGTGGTGAAGGTAGCGCTAGTATTAGTAGTGGTGTCGAGGTCAGCAGCGGTGTCCCACTCTACCTCCCTCCAAGTTCTCAGGAAGCCTCTTTCAGCAGGCTAGGAGCCAGTCAAATAACGCCAACCGCCCTCAACTCCCACCCGCACTTCCCCAGCCTTGGTGGAGGGGATGCTAGAGCCACGCTACTCCCCTCTGGGAGCTACAAGCTCCACATCCCCTCTGTAGACACCACGTCCCAGCCCCTACCCTTTCAGTCTCACTCCCACCTACCATGCTCCTGCTGTACAGGAGGCCTTCTCAGACCTCTCCACTCTTACCCCTCCATCCCTTTACCCTGCAACGAGTCTAAATTCATTACCACCTCCGCCCCCCTATCTACCCCTCACCATAGGACTTGTAACCTGTGGACTCCCGCTGGGTATTACCCCTGTGGTGGTGATTACAACCCTGCCACTCTGGGGGTCCAGAGATCATTGGCAGCACACGGTGACCCCCACATACCCACCTCGGGACATATCTGTTCTTCTAATGCTATGCACTTCAATCTTGAATGCACAGTTTGTCGCACGGGGTCGCACTACTGCCGGGATTGTTTGACGAAG CCTGCAGACAAGTTGTGGCCTAACATTCCTCTGCCCCCGGCCCAGTCGGCCTCAGTGCCAATCCCCATGTGTAACGGCTGTGGGACCTCCTCCGACGGCCTGCTACTGCTGGGTTCCAGCCTGGGCAAATCTGCAACGAAGTATG GTTCTCCAGAAGGTCCTGAGAACATCCCTCCGGTGGGTGTTTTCTGGGACATAGAGAATTGCTGCGTTCCCAGCGGTCGCTCTGCTGCAGCCGTGGTCCAGCGCCTCCGCAGCCACTTCTTCCAGGGCCACAGAGAGGCAGAGTTCATCTGCGTCTGTGACATCAGCAAGGAGAACAAGGCCGTCATCCAGGAGCTCAACAACTGCCAG GTGACGGTAGCGCACATTAACGCTACCGCCAAGAACGCTGCGGACGACAAGCTTCGTCAGAGCCTGCGGCGCTTTGCAGAAACACACACTGCCCCTGCTACTGTGGTGCTAGTCTCCT CTGACGTGAACTTTGCCAGTGAGCTGAGCGACCTCCGGCATCGCCATGGTTTCCAGGTGATCCTGGTCCATAAGAGCGGTCAGACGTCGGACGCCCTGCTGCAGCACGCCCACCGCCACGTGGCCTTTGAAGAGATGGTAGCCGACCTGCCGCCCAGACAGGCTGTCAAATCACAG CTCGGTTTCAACCTGCTCTATGTGTACAACCTGCCACCGGGCTGCGACGGCAAGAGCGTGGGCAACCGCCTGCGCCGCCTCTCGGACAACTGCGGGGGCAAGGTGCTGGGCGTCTCCATGGCCACCGGCACCGCCACCCTCCGCTTCAGCTCGCAGGAAGCGGCGGAGCGCGCCCGCAAGCGCATGGAGAACGAGGACGTGTTCGGCCGGCGCATCACCCTCTCCTTCTCAGCTCCGTCCACTGAGGAGGGGAATGACCCGACCCCACCACTCTCCTCATCTGAGACTCCACCTCCGCTTCCAGTTCAACCTCTTCCCTCCTCTTTTTCCTTCCTTCCCCCGGAGAATCTGCGCTCCCCTAGGAGGAACAGGCGTGCGAGGCgtgagtgtcagagagagagggaatccTCGCTCCCCCTCTCCGTTCCGGTGCCTGAGAGGCCCTACAGCCCCAGGAGGGGGAGCGGGGGGGGACCTTACCCCATTCCCCCCCAAACCAGAACCCTTCCTCAG GAGCTAGGTGGACTGGAGACCAAGCCCAAGATCGGGGGCTTCCCAAAGGAGAAAGGCCAGCGCAACTCCTCCCCCCACAGTAACGGAGAGGGGCCGTCCCAGCAGCACCCTATCAAGGCAGGCCTCGTAGGAGAGTCTATGTTCAGCTGCAGGAG GAGGGACCTCTCCAGCCCCCGCAGTGCATCTGACTCTGAGCGTCAAGTGGACCGGAGCTCTGGAGAGTTCCAGGTCAGCACCCCGTCTGCCTTCAGCAAGCTGACCCTGCACAAGACCTTTAGCGCCTCGGTCCTCCCCCAGCCACAGGGCCTCTCCCAAGGCTCCTGGTCCTCACG GAGTGGATCACCATGCATGTCGAGCCGCTCCTCCCCCCTAATGGGCCCTCCTCCCCGGGGCACCAGCAGCCCCTGTCTGCCTGTGGGCCCCCAGGCCTCGGAGCCATTCTTGGACGGGGCAGACTTACAGGTGGCCAACCTGGACTACAGGATGTCCCGTAAGGAGCTGCAGCAGAGCCTGCATGATGCCTTCTCCAGACACGGACGG GTTAAAGGCGTGGAGCTGAGTCCCCACACAGACTACCAGCTGAAGGCCACCGTCCAGATGGTCTCCCTACAGCAGGCCATCAGTGCTGTGAGCAGCCTGCACCGCTACAAGATAGGAAGCAAACGCATCCACGTCTCCCTCATCACCGGGGCCGGCAACAAGTCTCTAGCCATGCTCCG CTCTGAAATCTTCCAGATTCTCCAGGACGCGCCAGCCAGCTGTCTTCCCCTTTTCAAGTTCACTGAAATCTATGAGAAAAA ATTTGGTCGTAAGCTGGTGGTGAGCGACCTATACAGACTACAAGAGGTGGTGGCGGTGAGGGAGCAGGGTGGAGGCAGGCTGGTGTGTCTCCTCCCCAGTAGCCAGGCCAGGCAGAGCCCTCTGGGGTCGTCTCAGTCCCAGGAGGGGTCCTCGGCTAATGGTAGTCCTGTGGTGTTTGAACAGTTGGagtaccacgagcctgtctgcagTTACCACTACACACAGCAGAACTTCAG TGAGGCAGACTTTGACCCAGACTCGTATAAGATTCCATTTGTTGTGGTGTCTCTGAAGACCCTGGCCTCCCAGGTCCACTGTCTGCTACAGTCCCATGAGGGAACCCTGCCCCTGCTCAG TTTCTCCGAGTGCTATGCATCAGAGTTGGGCCCCCTGGCGGTgtctgaggagggggaggaggaggggagtgtCCCCTTGGAGCACCTCATCACCTGTATACCAGGCATTAACATCGTCACTGCTCAGAACGGCTTCAAGGTCATCAAGTGGATCCACAACAAGCCGCCCGCATCCAACACAG acCAGTGGACGCAGCGATGCAAGTCCCCGGTGGGGAACCCCCAGTTGATCCAGTTCAGTAGAGAGCTCATTGACCTGATGAAGGGTCAGCCCTGCAACCTGATGCCCATCAGCAAGTTCATACCGGCCTACCACCACCACTATGCCAAGCAGTGTAGGGTCTCTGACTACGGATACTCTAAGCTGCTGGAGCTACTGGAGGCTGTGCCTCACGTACTGCAg ATCCTTGGCATGGGGACCAAGCGTCTGCTGACCCTGACCCACCGTGCCCAGGTGAAGAGATTCACCCAGGACCTCCTCAAACTGCTCAAGTTCCAGGCCAGCAAACAGGTGGCCATCACGGACTTCATGCAGGCCTACCATTG GTGCTTCTCCAGAGACTGGCGGGTGCTGGACTATGGGATGTGTGATCTGATGGACCTGCTAGCTGAGATCCCtgacaccaccatcaccatcacacaccaGGACTTGGACACTGTCATCTCTGTACCCAAGAGAG ATCGTACATCAGATGAGATGGAGCGGACCAAGCAGTTTGGTAAGGAGGTAGTGGACCTACTGCGTCACCAGCCCCACTGTCGCATGGCCTTCTCCAAGTTCATCCCTACCTACCACCACCACTTCGGACGCCAGTGCAAACTCGCCTACTACGGCTTCACCAAGCTCATGGAGCTCTTCGAGGCCATCCCCGACGTACTCGTG gtgtTGGAGTGTGGAGAGGAGAAGGTGCTGACCCTAACAGAGGTAGAGCGTGTGAAGGCCCTGGCTGCCCAGCTGGTCAAGATGCTCCGTTCCCAGAGAGACTCCAGCCTGCCTGCTGCCCAGCTACTGTCTGAGTACAGCAAGACCTTCGGCTACGGCCTGAGGCTCCAGGACTACGACGTCTCCTCCCTGCCCGCCCTGCTCGTCAACCTCTGCCACGTCGTCAAG GTGGTGGACGGCGCTAACGGCCGTGAGGTCCAGCTGATCAACAGGAAGTCTCTGCGCTCGTTAACGTGCCAGCTGCTGTCCCTGCTGATGGGCCTGGGGCAGCACGAGGGAGACGGCTCCGTCAGCGTGGAGGGCTTGAGTCTGCTGTATCATTCTGTACATGGGGTACAGCTCAACCCCTGTGAATACGGCTTCCTCTCGCTCAGCGAGCTGCTGAAGAGCCTGCCTTACCTGGTGGAG TTTGCCCGTAGGGTGCGTGCCCTGCTCCACACCTACCACTACCACCAGATCTTCCTAACGGAGTTCCCCGGGGCCTACGCCAAGTTCACCGGACGCGGCCTCCAACCTCGCTCCTACGGCTACGGCAGCCTAGACGACCTGCTCAACGCCATACCACAG GTAGTGTGGATCAAAGGACATGGCCACAAGAGGATTATCGTTTTGAAGAACGATATGAAAG CAGCACGAGCCACTGGAGCCAGCCCTGCAGCCTCAGAGGAGCCAGAGGACGGGGACAGCCAAAGAGACAGCCCCTGTAGCAACACAGAGTCTGGAACTCACAGCCcag GTGTTGGTGGGGTGGAGACAGAGCTGCTGTGTCTGACTTCTCCAGTAGACCTGCTGTGTGGCCCAGTACCCTCCTGCCTGCCCTCTCCCCAGCTGCACCCTGACCCCGTTCTCCAACAGGCTGACCTCATCTACTTCGGGCAGACGCCATCACCAGCAG AGCGTGATAAACCTGAGGAGGAAGCGGTAGCAGAAGAAGTAGCAGCTCCTGCTGTCTGTGACACATCTGAGCCTATAGAACCACTAACTGACAACAACCagaatgttgttgttttggtttctACGACAACCAAGCCTCCACAGAATGTGACCCGCAAAATGGCGTCCGTTGAAAACAGCCCCAGCAAGAGGGCTCCTCGCAATAAAGTGAAGCTGGCAGCTAACTTCTCTTTTACAGCCACCCCCTAA
- the LOC115147283 gene encoding meiosis regulator and mRNA stability factor 1 isoform X3 has protein sequence MMEGLGKERSISSSRPFPWLSHPEKEASSRLWKLTDCFSTSEQQNTPSYNTDKQNDYMDNRKPVLELKDLPPPPHHTAASQPFPLAPLPLPPPCLPPLPQDSLQQLPQQGGSPKVSVCTHCEHCSTAPLCRGGYGVVSGEGSASISSGVEVSSGVPLYLPPSSQEASFSRLGASQITPTALNSHPHFPSLGGGDARATLLPSGSYKLHIPSVDTTSQPLPFQSHSHLPCSCCTGGLLRPLHSYPSIPLPCNESKFITTSAPLSTPHHRTCNLWTPAGYYPCGGDYNPATLGVQRSLAAHGDPHIPTSGHICSSNAMHFNLECTVCRTGSHYCRDCLTKSASVPIPMCNGCGTSSDGLLLLGSSLGKSATKYGSPEGPENIPPVGVFWDIENCCVPSGRSAAAVVQRLRSHFFQGHREAEFICVCDISKENKAVIQELNNCQVTVAHINATAKNAADDKLRQSLRRFAETHTAPATVVLVSSDVNFASELSDLRHRHGFQVILVHKSGQTSDALLQHAHRHVAFEEMVADLPPRQAVKSQLGFNLLYVYNLPPGCDGKSVGNRLRRLSDNCGGKVLGVSMATGTATLRFSSQEAAERARKRMENEDVFGRRITLSFSAPSTEEGNDPTPPLSSSETPPPLPVQPLPSSFSFLPPENLRSPRRNRRARRECQRERESSLPLSVPVPERPYSPRRGSGGGPYPIPPQTRTLPQELGGLETKPKIGGFPKEKGQRNSSPHSNGEGPSQQHPIKAGLVGESMFSCRRRDLSSPRSASDSERQVDRSSGEFQVSTPSAFSKLTLHKTFSASVLPQPQGLSQGSWSSRSGSPCMSSRSSPLMGPPPRGTSSPCLPVGPQASEPFLDGADLQVANLDYRMSRKELQQSLHDAFSRHGRVKGVELSPHTDYQLKATVQMVSLQQAISAVSSLHRYKIGSKRIHVSLITGAGNKSLAMLRSEIFQILQDAPASCLPLFKFTEIYEKKFGRKLVVSDLYRLQEVVAVREQGGGRLVCLLPSSQARQSPLGSSQSQEGSSANGSPVVFEQLEYHEPVCSYHYTQQNFSEADFDPDSYKIPFVVVSLKTLASQVHCLLQSHEGTLPLLSFSECYASELGPLAVSEEGEEEGSVPLEHLITCIPGINIVTAQNGFKVIKWIHNKPPASNTDQWTQRCKSPVGNPQLIQFSRELIDLMKGQPCNLMPISKFIPAYHHHYAKQCRVSDYGYSKLLELLEAVPHVLQILGMGTKRLLTLTHRAQVKRFTQDLLKLLKFQASKQVAITDFMQAYHWCFSRDWRVLDYGMCDLMDLLAEIPDTTITITHQDLDTVISVPKRDRTSDEMERTKQFGKEVVDLLRHQPHCRMAFSKFIPTYHHHFGRQCKLAYYGFTKLMELFEAIPDVLVVLECGEEKVLTLTEVERVKALAAQLVKMLRSQRDSSLPAAQLLSEYSKTFGYGLRLQDYDVSSLPALLVNLCHVVKVVDGANGREVQLINRKSLRSLTCQLLSLLMGLGQHEGDGSVSVEGLSLLYHSVHGVQLNPCEYGFLSLSELLKSLPYLVELFYGEGEEEGERGEERVRLTRLYQFARRVRALLHTYHYHQIFLTEFPGAYAKFTGRGLQPRSYGYGSLDDLLNAIPQVVWIKGHGHKRIIVLKNDMKAARATGASPAASEEPEDGDSQRDSPCSNTESGTHSPGVGGVETELLCLTSPVDLLCGPVPSCLPSPQLHPDPVLQQADLIYFGQTPSPAERDKPEEEAVAEEVAAPAVCDTSEPIEPLTDNNQNVVVLVSTTTKPPQNVTRKMASVENSPSKRAPRNKVKLAANFSFTATP, from the exons ATGATGGAAGGACTGGGAAAGGAGAGATCCATAAGCAGTTCTAGGCCCTTCCCATGGCTCAGTCATCCCGAGAAAGAGGCCTCGTCCCGGCTCTGGAAACTCACAGACTGCTTCTCCACCTCCGAGCAGCAAAACACCCCAAGTTACAACACAGACAAACAA AACGATTACATGGACAACAGAAAGCCAGTATTGGAGCTGAAAGATCTGCCTCCTCCGCCGCATCATACCGCTGCCTCCCAGCCCTTCCCCCTCGcccccctccctctgccccctccctGTCTGCCTCCTCTTCCGCAAGACTCCCTCCAACAACTACCACAACAGGGGGGTAGTCCCAAAGTAAGCGTGTGCACTCATTGTGAGCACTGCAGCACAGCCCCATTATGTCGGGGTGGTTATGGGGTTGTTAGTGGTGAAGGTAGCGCTAGTATTAGTAGTGGTGTCGAGGTCAGCAGCGGTGTCCCACTCTACCTCCCTCCAAGTTCTCAGGAAGCCTCTTTCAGCAGGCTAGGAGCCAGTCAAATAACGCCAACCGCCCTCAACTCCCACCCGCACTTCCCCAGCCTTGGTGGAGGGGATGCTAGAGCCACGCTACTCCCCTCTGGGAGCTACAAGCTCCACATCCCCTCTGTAGACACCACGTCCCAGCCCCTACCCTTTCAGTCTCACTCCCACCTACCATGCTCCTGCTGTACAGGAGGCCTTCTCAGACCTCTCCACTCTTACCCCTCCATCCCTTTACCCTGCAACGAGTCTAAATTCATTACCACCTCCGCCCCCCTATCTACCCCTCACCATAGGACTTGTAACCTGTGGACTCCCGCTGGGTATTACCCCTGTGGTGGTGATTACAACCCTGCCACTCTGGGGGTCCAGAGATCATTGGCAGCACACGGTGACCCCCACATACCCACCTCGGGACATATCTGTTCTTCTAATGCTATGCACTTCAATCTTGAATGCACAGTTTGTCGCACGGGGTCGCACTACTGCCGGGATTGTTTGACGAAG TCGGCCTCAGTGCCAATCCCCATGTGTAACGGCTGTGGGACCTCCTCCGACGGCCTGCTACTGCTGGGTTCCAGCCTGGGCAAATCTGCAACGAAGTATG GTTCTCCAGAAGGTCCTGAGAACATCCCTCCGGTGGGTGTTTTCTGGGACATAGAGAATTGCTGCGTTCCCAGCGGTCGCTCTGCTGCAGCCGTGGTCCAGCGCCTCCGCAGCCACTTCTTCCAGGGCCACAGAGAGGCAGAGTTCATCTGCGTCTGTGACATCAGCAAGGAGAACAAGGCCGTCATCCAGGAGCTCAACAACTGCCAG GTGACGGTAGCGCACATTAACGCTACCGCCAAGAACGCTGCGGACGACAAGCTTCGTCAGAGCCTGCGGCGCTTTGCAGAAACACACACTGCCCCTGCTACTGTGGTGCTAGTCTCCT CTGACGTGAACTTTGCCAGTGAGCTGAGCGACCTCCGGCATCGCCATGGTTTCCAGGTGATCCTGGTCCATAAGAGCGGTCAGACGTCGGACGCCCTGCTGCAGCACGCCCACCGCCACGTGGCCTTTGAAGAGATGGTAGCCGACCTGCCGCCCAGACAGGCTGTCAAATCACAG CTCGGTTTCAACCTGCTCTATGTGTACAACCTGCCACCGGGCTGCGACGGCAAGAGCGTGGGCAACCGCCTGCGCCGCCTCTCGGACAACTGCGGGGGCAAGGTGCTGGGCGTCTCCATGGCCACCGGCACCGCCACCCTCCGCTTCAGCTCGCAGGAAGCGGCGGAGCGCGCCCGCAAGCGCATGGAGAACGAGGACGTGTTCGGCCGGCGCATCACCCTCTCCTTCTCAGCTCCGTCCACTGAGGAGGGGAATGACCCGACCCCACCACTCTCCTCATCTGAGACTCCACCTCCGCTTCCAGTTCAACCTCTTCCCTCCTCTTTTTCCTTCCTTCCCCCGGAGAATCTGCGCTCCCCTAGGAGGAACAGGCGTGCGAGGCgtgagtgtcagagagagagggaatccTCGCTCCCCCTCTCCGTTCCGGTGCCTGAGAGGCCCTACAGCCCCAGGAGGGGGAGCGGGGGGGGACCTTACCCCATTCCCCCCCAAACCAGAACCCTTCCTCAG GAGCTAGGTGGACTGGAGACCAAGCCCAAGATCGGGGGCTTCCCAAAGGAGAAAGGCCAGCGCAACTCCTCCCCCCACAGTAACGGAGAGGGGCCGTCCCAGCAGCACCCTATCAAGGCAGGCCTCGTAGGAGAGTCTATGTTCAGCTGCAGGAG GAGGGACCTCTCCAGCCCCCGCAGTGCATCTGACTCTGAGCGTCAAGTGGACCGGAGCTCTGGAGAGTTCCAGGTCAGCACCCCGTCTGCCTTCAGCAAGCTGACCCTGCACAAGACCTTTAGCGCCTCGGTCCTCCCCCAGCCACAGGGCCTCTCCCAAGGCTCCTGGTCCTCACG GAGTGGATCACCATGCATGTCGAGCCGCTCCTCCCCCCTAATGGGCCCTCCTCCCCGGGGCACCAGCAGCCCCTGTCTGCCTGTGGGCCCCCAGGCCTCGGAGCCATTCTTGGACGGGGCAGACTTACAGGTGGCCAACCTGGACTACAGGATGTCCCGTAAGGAGCTGCAGCAGAGCCTGCATGATGCCTTCTCCAGACACGGACGG GTTAAAGGCGTGGAGCTGAGTCCCCACACAGACTACCAGCTGAAGGCCACCGTCCAGATGGTCTCCCTACAGCAGGCCATCAGTGCTGTGAGCAGCCTGCACCGCTACAAGATAGGAAGCAAACGCATCCACGTCTCCCTCATCACCGGGGCCGGCAACAAGTCTCTAGCCATGCTCCG CTCTGAAATCTTCCAGATTCTCCAGGACGCGCCAGCCAGCTGTCTTCCCCTTTTCAAGTTCACTGAAATCTATGAGAAAAA ATTTGGTCGTAAGCTGGTGGTGAGCGACCTATACAGACTACAAGAGGTGGTGGCGGTGAGGGAGCAGGGTGGAGGCAGGCTGGTGTGTCTCCTCCCCAGTAGCCAGGCCAGGCAGAGCCCTCTGGGGTCGTCTCAGTCCCAGGAGGGGTCCTCGGCTAATGGTAGTCCTGTGGTGTTTGAACAGTTGGagtaccacgagcctgtctgcagTTACCACTACACACAGCAGAACTTCAG TGAGGCAGACTTTGACCCAGACTCGTATAAGATTCCATTTGTTGTGGTGTCTCTGAAGACCCTGGCCTCCCAGGTCCACTGTCTGCTACAGTCCCATGAGGGAACCCTGCCCCTGCTCAG TTTCTCCGAGTGCTATGCATCAGAGTTGGGCCCCCTGGCGGTgtctgaggagggggaggaggaggggagtgtCCCCTTGGAGCACCTCATCACCTGTATACCAGGCATTAACATCGTCACTGCTCAGAACGGCTTCAAGGTCATCAAGTGGATCCACAACAAGCCGCCCGCATCCAACACAG acCAGTGGACGCAGCGATGCAAGTCCCCGGTGGGGAACCCCCAGTTGATCCAGTTCAGTAGAGAGCTCATTGACCTGATGAAGGGTCAGCCCTGCAACCTGATGCCCATCAGCAAGTTCATACCGGCCTACCACCACCACTATGCCAAGCAGTGTAGGGTCTCTGACTACGGATACTCTAAGCTGCTGGAGCTACTGGAGGCTGTGCCTCACGTACTGCAg ATCCTTGGCATGGGGACCAAGCGTCTGCTGACCCTGACCCACCGTGCCCAGGTGAAGAGATTCACCCAGGACCTCCTCAAACTGCTCAAGTTCCAGGCCAGCAAACAGGTGGCCATCACGGACTTCATGCAGGCCTACCATTG GTGCTTCTCCAGAGACTGGCGGGTGCTGGACTATGGGATGTGTGATCTGATGGACCTGCTAGCTGAGATCCCtgacaccaccatcaccatcacacaccaGGACTTGGACACTGTCATCTCTGTACCCAAGAGAG ATCGTACATCAGATGAGATGGAGCGGACCAAGCAGTTTGGTAAGGAGGTAGTGGACCTACTGCGTCACCAGCCCCACTGTCGCATGGCCTTCTCCAAGTTCATCCCTACCTACCACCACCACTTCGGACGCCAGTGCAAACTCGCCTACTACGGCTTCACCAAGCTCATGGAGCTCTTCGAGGCCATCCCCGACGTACTCGTG gtgtTGGAGTGTGGAGAGGAGAAGGTGCTGACCCTAACAGAGGTAGAGCGTGTGAAGGCCCTGGCTGCCCAGCTGGTCAAGATGCTCCGTTCCCAGAGAGACTCCAGCCTGCCTGCTGCCCAGCTACTGTCTGAGTACAGCAAGACCTTCGGCTACGGCCTGAGGCTCCAGGACTACGACGTCTCCTCCCTGCCCGCCCTGCTCGTCAACCTCTGCCACGTCGTCAAG GTGGTGGACGGCGCTAACGGCCGTGAGGTCCAGCTGATCAACAGGAAGTCTCTGCGCTCGTTAACGTGCCAGCTGCTGTCCCTGCTGATGGGCCTGGGGCAGCACGAGGGAGACGGCTCCGTCAGCGTGGAGGGCTTGAGTCTGCTGTATCATTCTGTACATGGGGTACAGCTCAACCCCTGTGAATACGGCTTCCTCTCGCTCAGCGAGCTGCTGAAGAGCCTGCCTTACCTGGTGGAG CTGTTCTACGGTGAGGGTGAGGAGGAAGGCGAGCGTGGCGAGGAGAGAGTTAGACTAACCCGCCTGTACCAGTTTGCCCGTAGGGTGCGTGCCCTGCTCCACACCTACCACTACCACCAGATCTTCCTAACGGAGTTCCCCGGGGCCTACGCCAAGTTCACCGGACGCGGCCTCCAACCTCGCTCCTACGGCTACGGCAGCCTAGACGACCTGCTCAACGCCATACCACAG GTAGTGTGGATCAAAGGACATGGCCACAAGAGGATTATCGTTTTGAAGAACGATATGAAAG CAGCACGAGCCACTGGAGCCAGCCCTGCAGCCTCAGAGGAGCCAGAGGACGGGGACAGCCAAAGAGACAGCCCCTGTAGCAACACAGAGTCTGGAACTCACAGCCcag GTGTTGGTGGGGTGGAGACAGAGCTGCTGTGTCTGACTTCTCCAGTAGACCTGCTGTGTGGCCCAGTACCCTCCTGCCTGCCCTCTCCCCAGCTGCACCCTGACCCCGTTCTCCAACAGGCTGACCTCATCTACTTCGGGCAGACGCCATCACCAGCAG AGCGTGATAAACCTGAGGAGGAAGCGGTAGCAGAAGAAGTAGCAGCTCCTGCTGTCTGTGACACATCTGAGCCTATAGAACCACTAACTGACAACAACCagaatgttgttgttttggtttctACGACAACCAAGCCTCCACAGAATGTGACCCGCAAAATGGCGTCCGTTGAAAACAGCCCCAGCAAGAGGGCTCCTCGCAATAAAGTGAAGCTGGCAGCTAACTTCTCTTTTACAGCCACCCCCTAA